The following is a genomic window from Citrifermentans bemidjiense Bem.
CATGGTACTCGAGGTAGCCGAGGAAGTCGAAGCTGCTTTGGGCATCAAGTTCGAGTTCGTCAACATCGGCGGCGGCTTCGGCATCCCCTATCGTCCGGAACAAAAGACGCTCGATCTGGCCAGGATGTCGGCCGAGGTCACCGAGCTCTTCGACGGCTTCCGCAAGCGCCACGGCCACGCACCCGCGATGTTCATGGAAAGCGGCCGCTTCATGACCGGCCCCCACGGCGCCCTGGTCACTACCGCCATCAACAGCAAGGACACCTACCGCAGGTACATCGGCGTCGACGCCTGTATGTCCGCGCTGATGCGCCCTGCCCTTTACGGCGCCTACCACCATATCGACGTCCTCGGCAAGGACCGGGACCCGAAAACCGAGATCTACGACGTGGTCGGTTCGCTTTGCGAGAATAACGACAAATTCGCGGTACAGCGCGAACTCCAGCCGATCGAGGACGGCGACATCCTTGTCATCCATGATTCCGGCGCCCACGGCCACGCCATGGGGTTCCAGTACAACGGCCGCCTGCGTCCCAAGGAGCTGATGCTGCGCGCCGACGGTCGCGTCGAGCTGATAAGAAGGGCCGAGACCGTGGAGGATTACTTCGCCACCTACGACTTCGAGCCCTCCGTCCTCCCCGCCGGCGCCTAAAGCGCGCAGACGGAACAAGGTCGCAAAACGACAAAGGCATCCGGCTATAAGGCCGGATGCCTTTTCTAGTTATTGCTACCGGAAATGTCGCCGCTTAGAGGAGGCGGTTTATTGAGGGGGGAGCACCTTCCCTTTCAATCCCAGGCGCTCCAACTCAGCCAGTTTCTCCTTGGCCACCTGCTCGGTAGCGAAACAGCCGGCGTTGATGACGTAGGTCGAAACAGGAACCGTTGCCTCTTTCAGCTCCGACCGAATCCCCTTGCCGGAAAGACGCTTCTGTTCGTCGAGAGCAGCCTGGTGCTCGAAATAGGACCCTGCATAGACACGGAAGGTCCCGCCTTTGTCCTTGAGCATGAACAGGTCGGCACTTACCTTCCGCAGCTTGTTCAGCATTTTCCTTGCCGCGCCTTCGTCGCTGAATTCACCCACTTGGATCCGCAACATCACTTCCACTTTCTGGCCGCCGGGCCCGACAACCGGCATAAGCCCCGCCTTTTTAACCGCCTTTTTCCCCTTAACGAGAGCGTTCTTCCCGATAAACTCTCCAACTTCTATGGCATAGGTCCCCGGGACGCTTGCAGAGGTATCCCGGCAGGCTGTTTCTGTTTCCTCCCCCTTTACGGCATCGACAGGCAGAGCGACCGGAACCGAGAGTACGGGAGCAGGCGTGGCGACTGCAGCGACAGCAGGAGTGACGTCCTGGTAATGCGCCTTGGCCGTAGTCATCATCGCAGCTTCGTCAGATTGCGCATGTGACACAAGCGGACAGCAAAAGACAAACAGCATCGACACCACAAGCATCCCGTTCTTGAGCATTGTATCCTCGCCGACAGTTACAGAATCATTGGCCGCAACGTGCAGAACCATCAAAAGCCGACAGCACGGCCACGGAGATTATTTCAGGTCTTCGGCAATGTCAAAGGTAATTTATTCACGACCTCCAAGAGAGCGGCCTCTTGAGGAGACTCGACAGCCGATGTGAAATACATGAGTCTTATCCACTAGGATGTCGGGATTAAATTGATAAAGCAAAAGTTGTCGTCGGTTCCGAAAGTTTGTTGAGTTCGCGGTTATCCCGTTTATCCCCTTCATCCCTGTTCAAATGGTTTGCATCGTCCCGCACCTGCGTAAGTTCCAGCTCCAAAGAAGAGGTATACCTTAAAGCCGGCATCGTGGTAAAATGAGCTTGTAGTAACGACAGGGAAATAAATGAGCCGAAGTAGTAACGGCGAAAGCCTGGAGGTAAGTCATGAGATCCAGCACGAAAGATACATCAAAGGGTGCGTTACACGAAGCCAAAGGTAAAGTAAAAGAAACAGCCGGTAAGATTTTCAGTAACGTCTCGCTGGAAAGCGAAGGCAAGGCCGAAAAGATAGCCGGTAAAGTGCAGAAAAACGTCGGCAAAGCCGAAAAAAACGTGGAGAGTCATCTGGAAACCGAAAAAAGCCGTCACGGCAAATGGTAAGGTTTGAAAACCACAATTGACGATATTAAGAGCGGGCGGCCAATAGGCCGCCCTTTTTTATCCGGCGCCAAACCTGCGGCACCTCCCCCGAACGCCCCTGAACAACGATTGCAGCTCCGCCCCTTCCGCATATAATTTGTCGTGTTCGAGCCCGAACCCCATCAGGCTTAAAGGAGGTCCAGCATGCGACCTTGTTCCCTGCTTTTTGGCATCGCCACCTTCGCCTTATCTAGCGCGTCCCCTGCCTTCGCGCTCATCGGTCTCAACCAGTGCGGGCCGGGAACGAAACCGCCAGTGCGGATGCATTGCGGCCAGGAGGAACTGCTCCTTGGCTATCGCGACGCAGCAGGCCCCTGCCTCTGGGTCTGCTGTCCTCCCAACAGCGACGGAAGAACCTACGACTGCTCAGGCGATCCCACTCCCTCAGACTTCAAACTCGATCTTCGAAACGTCCGCCCCAGGCCTTGGACAGGCGTCTTCACCCCGGGTTCTTCCTTCTTGAGGCCCGATGCGGAGAAGGATACAGAGGGGGGGATGGTCCAGCCGGCCAAGTAAATAACGGGGTCGAGATCGGCGACGCGAAATAAGGAGTGGGAAAAGGCAGGAGGGTGGCTGCGCGGGGCGGTTTCAGTCGGCGATTATATGACCACAGTAGGGGCAGACGGTACACGAGGGGTCAAGGTAGCGTTGGCAGTGAACGAAAGAACATTGCTTCGGTTGTCTCTTGACCACCGTCAAAGTCGGCAAGCTCTGCACACTCTGCACACTCTGCACAATCTCAATCGGCTGCCCGGCTGCTTGTTTCAGGGGAAGACATTCCAGCGCTTCCTCCATCTGCAGCCGACGTTTTTCCACATTCTGCGCTTTTTTCAGCTTTCCGTTTTTTGACATTTCCGAAGATCCCCCCCTGCGCACACAAAAGGGGGCATCCGTTGAGGATGCCCCCCTTTTAAATCTACCTACCACAACCCTCTTCACCATGTCAACCGTCGCCAAGACCTTTAACTGCGGCGATCTGCGTTATTCCCGTCTTTCGACAAACAGCTATTTTCGTATACGGCCTCCCCACTTGCATTGAGGATGCGGGAGGCTTAGAATGGCTCATCCGTTTTTGCCCCTGGAATACAGGCAGTTCCGGGCAAGGGAACAAGCAGTCGAGCCAGCGGGGTTCGTAGAGAGCGCCTGCAGCAGGAGTAAACCCATGGGTACGTCAGTTGGAATAGGCTTCAGCACCCGGAAAAGCCCGATGGATGCCGGGAATGAGGCAGCCCGGACGGCACTGGAACAGGCCGGCATCGCCAAGCCGGACCTCGTCCTCGTCTTCGCCACGGTAGGCTACCACCAGCAGCAGTTGATCGGCGCCATCCGCGAGGCGACGTCCGGGGCGCCTCTTTGCGGCTGTTCCGGCGAGGGGATCATCGTGCAGGATGCCGTGGTGGAAACGAATTTCGCTGTCGGTGTCATGGTGATCGCCTCCGACGAAGTAAGCTTCGGCATCACCTCCGTCACCGGGATAGGCGAAGAGCCTTGCGCGGCCGGCAAGAAGCTGGCAGCGCAGATCACCCC
Proteins encoded in this region:
- the lysA gene encoding diaminopimelate decarboxylase — encoded protein: MSASFKDRLFPRIPQIQQHFQTPFHIYDESGIRETGAQLVKAFSGIPGFREFFAVKALPNREILKLMKEMGFGFDCSSIPEVILARELGARPEDIMFTSNNTSQEEFDFATQDGGCIMNLDDISLIEKVPHFPEMICFRYNPGPRRTGNVIIGNPEEAKYGVSHEQVVEAYRQAKERGATRFGLHTMVASNELDYTYIVETARMVLEVAEEVEAALGIKFEFVNIGGGFGIPYRPEQKTLDLARMSAEVTELFDGFRKRHGHAPAMFMESGRFMTGPHGALVTTAINSKDTYRRYIGVDACMSALMRPALYGAYHHIDVLGKDRDPKTEIYDVVGSLCENNDKFAVQRELQPIEDGDILVIHDSGAHGHAMGFQYNGRLRPKELMLRADGRVELIRRAETVEDYFATYDFEPSVLPAGA
- a CDS encoding SPOR domain-containing protein, translating into MMTTAKAHYQDVTPAVAAVATPAPVLSVPVALPVDAVKGEETETACRDTSASVPGTYAIEVGEFIGKNALVKGKKAVKKAGLMPVVGPGGQKVEVMLRIQVGEFSDEGAARKMLNKLRKVSADLFMLKDKGGTFRVYAGSYFEHQAALDEQKRLSGKGIRSELKEATVPVSTYVINAGCFATEQVAKEKLAELERLGLKGKVLPPQ
- a CDS encoding CsbD family protein, whose translation is MRSSTKDTSKGALHEAKGKVKETAGKIFSNVSLESEGKAEKIAGKVQKNVGKAEKNVESHLETEKSRHGKW